ACAGCGAGGCCGCGCTGGCCCGCGTGAAGGCGTGCACCGCGCTGGAAGACCTGGCCGGCTGCGACATGGTCGTGGAAGCCATCGTGGAAAAGCTCGACGTCAAGCGCGACCTCGTGGCCCGGCTAGAGGCGATCCTGCCGGACGACGCGGTGATTGCGTCGAACACGTCGTCGCTGTCGATCACGGCCATCGCCGTGGGCGCCCGCCAGCCGGGCCGCATCGTCGGCTATCACTTCTTCAACCCGGTGCCGCTGATGAAGGTCGTGGAAGTGATCGACGGCCTCTCTGGCGACCCGGCCGTCGGCGACCGCCTGATGGAGCTGTCGCGCCGCATGGGCCATACGCCGGTGCGCTGCAAGGACATGCCGGGCTTCATCGTCAACCATGCTGGCCGCGGCATGAACATCGAGGGCCTGAAGGCCGCGCAGGAAGGCGTGGCCGCGTTCGTCGACATCGACAACATCATGCGCGAGCAGGCCGGCTTCCGCATGGGTCCGTTCGAGCTGATGGACCTGACCGGGCTCGACGTGTCGCACCCGGTGATGGAGTCGATCTACAACCAGTTCTACCAGGAAGCGCGCTACCGCCCGTCGCCGATCACGCAGCTGCGCTACACCGGCGGCCTGCTGGGCCGCAAGACCGGCGCGGGCTTCTACGCCTATCCGGACGGCCAGAAGCAGGTGCCGGCCGCCCAGCCCGTGCCCGACGCCCGCCCGGCCAGCGTCTGGGTCAGCCGCGCCAACGCGCGCGGCCACGCGATGACCGTGAAGCTGCTGGGCGCGCTGGGCGCGACGGTCGAAGGCGGCAACGCCCCGTCGGCCGACGCGCTGATCGTGGTGACGCCGCTGGGCCTGGACGCCACCACCGCCGCGCTGGAGGAAGGGCTGGACGCCACGCGCGTGGTCGCCATCGACACGCTGCTGCCGTTCGAAGCCACCAAGCGCCGCACGCTGATGACCACGCCGGCCACCAGCGCCGCCGCCCGCGACGCCGCGCACGGCCTGCTGGCCAGCGACGGCGTGCCGGTGACCGTGATCCGCGACTCGGCCGGCTTCATCGCCCAGCGCATCATCGGCTGCATCGTCAACATCGCCAGCGACATCGCGCAGCAGCGCATTGCCACGCCGACCGACATCGACCTGGCCGTGAACCTGGGCCTGGGCTACCCCAAGGGCCCGCTGGCGCTGGGCGACACGATCGGCCCCGGCGTGATCCTGGAAGTGCTGCGCAACATGAACCGCCTGACCGGCGACATGCGCTACCGCCCGAGCCCGTGGCTGTGGCGCCGCGCGGGCCTGGGCCTGTCGCTGCTGACCGAAGAAGCCTGACCCCCGCACGGGCGCCCCGACGAGACACGGGGCGCCCGTTTCGTATCCCCCCGGCAATCCTTATCAGAACAGAGGCCGCCATGACCGCCCAGCTACTTTCCGAACGCGTCGACGCGACGCTCGTCCTGACCATCTCGAACCCCGAGGCGCGCAACGCGCTGCATCCGGACATCTACGCCGCCTCGCAGGAGGCGCTGGAAGTGGCCGCGCGCGATGACGCGATCCGCACCGTGGTGCTGACCGGCGCCAACGGCGTGTTCTGCGCCGGCGGCAACCTGAACCGGCTGCTCGGCAACCGCTCGCAGCCGCCGGCGGTGCAGGCCGAGAGCATCGAGACGCTGCACCACTGGATCGAATCGTTCCACGCGTTTCCCAAGCCGATCATCGCCGCCGTGGAAGGCCCGGCCGCCGGCGCCGGCTTCTCGCTGGTGCTGGCCTGCGACTTCGTGGTGGCCGCCAGCGACGCCAAGTTCGTGATGGCCTACGTCAAGGTCGGGCTGACGCCGGACGGCGGCGGCTCGTACGAGATTGCCCGCATGCTGCCGCGCCAGCTGGCCAGCGAGATCCTGATGGAAGGCAAACCGGTGGACCCGGCGCGGCTGGCACACTTTGGCATCGTCAACCGCGTGGTCCAGCCGGGCCACGCGCTGACCGAGGCGCTGCGGATTGCCGACAACCTGGCCAAGGAATCGCCGAACGCCGTGCGCGGCATGAAATCGCTGATCAACCATGCCGGCACCGCCACGCTGACCGAACACCTGGCCGCCGAGCGCGACAGCTTCGTGGCCGCGCTGCACCACCGCGACGGGGGCGAGGGCATCACGGCCTTCCTGGAAAAGCGCAAGCCGAACTATCGCTGACGCCCGGGCATATCCGGCGGCGACAATTCCGACAACGACGACAAAACACATTGCGGAGAGAGACACACATGAGCAGCAGCAACGTTTCGCATTTCGAAGGCACGCGCCCCGTGGCCGACCAGCAGCGCTTTGACGTCGGCGCGCTGGAGGACTGGATGCGCCAGCACGTGGCCGGCTTTGCCGGGCCGCTGAGCGTCGAGCAGTTCAAGGGCGGCCAGTCCAATCCCACCTTCAAGCTGGTCACGCCGGGCCAGACCTACGTGATGCGCGCCAAGCCGGGCCCCAAGGCCAAGCTGCTGCCGTCGGCCCACGCCATCGAGCGCGAATACCGCGTCATGAAGGCGCTGGCCGGCACCGACGTGCCGGTCGCGCACATGTTCGCGCTCTGCGAGGACGAGGCCATCATCGGCCGCGCCTTCTACATCATGGAATTCGTCAGCGGCCGCGTGCTGTGGGACCAGTCGCTGCCGGACATGACCCCCGCCCAGCGCGGCGCGATCTACGACGAGATGAACCGTGTCATCACCGCGCTGCACACGGTCGACTACAAGGCCATCGGGCTGGCCGACTACGGCAAGCCCGGCAACTACTTCCAGCGCCAGATCGAGCGCTGGAGCAAGCAGTACAAGCTGTCCGAGACCGAATCGATCCCGGCCATGGACCAGCTCATGGCGTGGCTGCCCGATCACATCCCGCAGGAAGACGTGGATCTGACCAGCATCGTCCATGGCGACTACCGGCTCGACAACCTGATGTTCCACCCGACCGAGCCCAAGGTGCTGGCCGTGCTGGACTGGGAGCTGTCCACGCTGGGCCATCCGATGGCCGACTTTGGCTACCACTGCATGAGCTGGCACATCCAGCCCGGCCAGTTCCGCGGCATCGCCGGGCTAGACCACCAGGCGCTCGGCATCCCCGACGAAGCCGCGTACCGCCGCCTGTACGAACAACGCACCGGCCGCCAGATCACCGGCGACTGGAACTTCTACCTGGCCTTCAGCATGTTCCGCATCGCCGGCATCCTGCAGGGCATCATGAAGCGCGTGGTGGACGGCACGGCATCGTCCGCCCAGGCCCTGGACGCCGGCAAGCGCGCCCGCCCGATGGCGGAAATGGGCTGGGAGTACGCGAAGAAGTCGGGGGCGTAGGGCTGAGGTGCGGCCTGACCAGCTCCCCTCTCCCGCCTGCGGGAGAGGGGTTGGGGGTGAGGGCCAAGCGGGTCGCCTGCGAAGAACGCTTGTCAATGCCCGACGGCCGGCCCTCATCCCCGGCCCCTACACCAGCGGCGGAAGAAGGCAGCAAACCCAAGCTCAAGTCATCAGACAACTGAGCACGCCGGTCCACATGGCTCCGTCTGCGCCGAGACATTGAACGCCCCACCCCAGCACCCGCCCCCACCCTAATGTCCCAACATTCATCCCCTCCCTTCTACGTGTTTTCCCGATAGACCCGACCGCGATCCCAGCCTACACTCCCATCCATCGTTGTACGACGACTGATGATAAGTGTTGACTGGAGACACAGCATGACCTCTTCCCGCCGCCAATTCCTTGGCCAGCTTCCGGGCCTTGCGGCTCTCGGTGCCGTGGGCACGTCCGGCATCATTGCCCCGGCCACCTCGTGGGCCCAGGACAAATGGCCAACCAAGCCGATCCGGCTCGTGGTGCCCTATCCCGCCGGCGGTTCGTCGGACATCATCGCGCGCCTGATCAGCAAGCAGCTGGGCGAAGCGCTGGGCCAGCCGATCGTGGTGGACAACCGCCCGGGCGCCAAC
This sequence is a window from Cupriavidus pauculus. Protein-coding genes within it:
- a CDS encoding phosphotransferase; this translates as MSSSNVSHFEGTRPVADQQRFDVGALEDWMRQHVAGFAGPLSVEQFKGGQSNPTFKLVTPGQTYVMRAKPGPKAKLLPSAHAIEREYRVMKALAGTDVPVAHMFALCEDEAIIGRAFYIMEFVSGRVLWDQSLPDMTPAQRGAIYDEMNRVITALHTVDYKAIGLADYGKPGNYFQRQIERWSKQYKLSETESIPAMDQLMAWLPDHIPQEDVDLTSIVHGDYRLDNLMFHPTEPKVLAVLDWELSTLGHPMADFGYHCMSWHIQPGQFRGIAGLDHQALGIPDEAAYRRLYEQRTGRQITGDWNFYLAFSMFRIAGILQGIMKRVVDGTASSAQALDAGKRARPMAEMGWEYAKKSGA
- a CDS encoding oxepin-CoA hydrolase, alternative type, whose amino-acid sequence is MTAQLLSERVDATLVLTISNPEARNALHPDIYAASQEALEVAARDDAIRTVVLTGANGVFCAGGNLNRLLGNRSQPPAVQAESIETLHHWIESFHAFPKPIIAAVEGPAAGAGFSLVLACDFVVAASDAKFVMAYVKVGLTPDGGGSYEIARMLPRQLASEILMEGKPVDPARLAHFGIVNRVVQPGHALTEALRIADNLAKESPNAVRGMKSLINHAGTATLTEHLAAERDSFVAALHHRDGGEGITAFLEKRKPNYR
- a CDS encoding 3-hydroxyacyl-CoA dehydrogenase; translated protein: MRNSTIQSLGIVGTGAMGRGIAQIAAQAGLAVSLFDTNAQAVAAARQYLQDTFAKLADKGKISAADSEAALARVKACTALEDLAGCDMVVEAIVEKLDVKRDLVARLEAILPDDAVIASNTSSLSITAIAVGARQPGRIVGYHFFNPVPLMKVVEVIDGLSGDPAVGDRLMELSRRMGHTPVRCKDMPGFIVNHAGRGMNIEGLKAAQEGVAAFVDIDNIMREQAGFRMGPFELMDLTGLDVSHPVMESIYNQFYQEARYRPSPITQLRYTGGLLGRKTGAGFYAYPDGQKQVPAAQPVPDARPASVWVSRANARGHAMTVKLLGALGATVEGGNAPSADALIVVTPLGLDATTAALEEGLDATRVVAIDTLLPFEATKRRTLMTTPATSAAARDAAHGLLASDGVPVTVIRDSAGFIAQRIIGCIVNIASDIAQQRIATPTDIDLAVNLGLGYPKGPLALGDTIGPGVILEVLRNMNRLTGDMRYRPSPWLWRRAGLGLSLLTEEA